A region of Ictidomys tridecemlineatus isolate mIctTri1 chromosome 4, mIctTri1.hap1, whole genome shotgun sequence DNA encodes the following proteins:
- the LOC101965292 gene encoding lysine-specific demethylase 4D, with product MKSAHSGTQTSCSTIMTFHPTMEEFSDFNNYIAYMESQGAHRAGLAKVIPPKEWRARQSYDDVSDILIATPLQQVVSGKAGMFTQYHKKKKAMTVGEYHLLANSEKYRTPLHLNFEDLERKYWKSRLYDSPIYGADISGSLFDENTKEWNLGHLGTILDLLEQECGVVIEGVNRPYLYFGMWKTTFAWHTEDMDLYSINYLHFGKPKTWYAVPPEHGQRLERLARELFPGSSQGCEAFLRHKVALISPTVLHENGIPFNRMTQEAGEFMVTFPYGYHAGFNHGFNCAEAINFATPRWIDYGKVASQCSCGKFRVSFPMDPFVRILQPERYELWKCRQHRTVVDHTEPTAPGRQAMTTWRDVLSHRKASPSLRQFPVWQDSAALDHTKPTASAKQKQVPGRLAPSLRHLQSQGKRCLKCPVATGCRSCDCTPIYPTSYSMSSPNGYMQPRTTVKGCFSKSRRIRSRTKTVNPLCSWELEALEPTVLTQTKRLLMVATGNTASGSEHQPLLEDRALMKDSVSVRAGPYFPAKASGCCCAPDLQPLGPPLDPDEPMHPGPCLQSLDNITLNLPEIVPLTPPDFIPPVRVNNDATGDCMTPAEVVGLDHSYSSKILDPAEVSTFSLPLEGFDPLTLETPWPPMDALNLGY from the coding sequence ATGAAGTCTGCTCACTCTGGTACCCAGACAAGTTGTTCCACCATTATGACATTCCACCCAACCATGGAAGAATTCTCAGATTTCAACAATTATATTGCCTACATGGAATCCCAAGGGGCACACAGAGCTGGCCTGGCCAAGGTAATTCCACCCAAGGAATGGAGAGCCAGGCAGTCCTATGATGATGTCAGTGACATCTTAATAGCTACTCCCCTGCAGCAGGTGGTCTCTGGGAAGGCAGGTATGTTCACTCAAtaccacaaaaagaagaaagccaTGACTGTGGGAGAGTATCACCTCCTGGCAAACAGTGAAAAGTACCGAACTCCCCTTCACCTGAATTTTGAAGATCTAGAGAGAAAATACTGGAAGAGCCGCCTCTATGACTCACCAATTTATGGTGCTGACATCAGTGGCTCCTTATTTGATGAAAACACTAAAGAGTGGAACCTGGGACACCTGGGAACCATTCTGGACCTGTTGGAACAGGAATGTGGAGTTGTCATTGAGGGTGTCAACAGGCCCTACCTGTACTTTGGCATGTGGAAGACCACTTTTGCGTGGCACACAGAGGACATGGACCTTTACAGCATCAACTACTTGCACTTTGGGAAACCGAAAACGTGGTATGCAGTGCCCCCTGAACATGGGCAGCGCCTGGAGCGCCTGGCCAGGGAGCTTTTCCCGGGCAGTTCCCAGGGTTGTGAGGCCTTCCTGAGGCACAAGGTGGCCCTCATCTCGCCCACAGTCCTCCATGAGAATGGCATCCCCTTCAATCgcatgactcaggaggctggtgAGTTCATGGTGACATTTCCCTATGGCTACCATGCTGGCTTCAACCATGGCTTCAACTGTGCGGAGGCCATCAATTTTGCCACTCCGAGGTGGATTGATTATGGCAAAGTGGCGTCTCAGTGCAGCTGTGGGAAGTTCAGGGTCAGCTTCCCCATGGACCCCTTTGTGCGCATCCTGCAACCCGAGCGCTATGAGCTGTGGAAATGCAGGCAACACAGGACCGTAGTGGACCACACTGAGCCTACAGCGCCTGGTAGACAGGCAATGACCACCTGGAGGGACGTCCTTTCACATAGGAAAGCTTCCCCCAGCCTGAGACAGTTCCCAGTCTGGCAAGACTCAGCAGCTCTGGACCACACCAAGCCCACCGCATCAGCAAAACAGAAACAGGTTCCTGGGAGACTGGCGCCTAGCCTGAGACACCTCCAGAGCCAGGGCAAAAGATGCCTCAAATGTCCTGTAGCCACAGGCTGTAGAAGCTGTGACTGCACCCCAATATATCCTACGTCCTATAGTATGTCATCCCCAAATGGTTATATGCAGCCCAGGACTACAGTTAAAGGTTGCTTCTCCAAGTCTAGAAGGATCCGGTCAAGGACCAAAACTGTCAATCCTCTTTGTTCTTGGGAATTAGAGGCTCTTGAGCCTACTGTCTTGACACAGACCAAAAGACTCCTAATGGTGGCCACAGGGAACACAGCTTCAGGTTCTGAGCATCAGCCCTTGCTTGAGGATAGAGCTTTGATGAAGGATTCTGTATCTGTGAGAGCTGGGCCCTATTTTCCTGCCAAGGCTTCTGGATGTTGCTGTGCCCCTGATCTTCAACCCTTGGGTCCCCCACTGGATCCTGACGAACCAATGCACCCTGGCCCATGCTTGCAATCTCTGGATAACATCACGCTGAATCTCCCTGAAATTGTCCCACTGACTCCTCCTGATTTCATTCCACCTGTAAGAGTTAATAATGATGCTACTGGGGACTGCATGACACCTGCTGAGGTTGTAGGCTTGGATCACTCTTATTCCTCTAAGATTCTGGATCCAGCGGAGGTCTCCACATTCTCCTTGCCACTAGAGGGATTTGATCCTTTGACTTTGGAGACGCCTTGGCCACCAATGGATGCTCTTAATCTTGGCTACTGA
- the LOC101964996 gene encoding lysine-specific demethylase 4D encodes MAAANRKLSLCAGIYPPGSRWSLGRQMFTQYHKKKKKKKAMMVGEYHLLADSEEYRTPLHLNFEDLERKYWKSCLYDSPIYGADISGSLFDENTKEWNLGHLGTILDLLEQECGVVIEGVNTPYLNFGMWKATFAWHTEDMDLYSINYLHFGEPKTWYAVPTKHGQRLECLARELFPASSQGCEAFLRHKVALISPTVLHENGIPFNRVTQEAGEFMVTFPYGYHAGFNHGFNCAEAINFATPRWIDYGKVASQCSCREARVSFSMDPFVRILQPEHYELWKCGQDRAVMDNTELILCVKQN; translated from the coding sequence ATGGCAGCTGCCAACAGGAAACTTTCTCTGTGTGCTGGAATATACCCACCTGGATCCAGGTGGTCTTTGGGAAGGCAGATGTTCactcaataccacaaaaaaaaaaaaaaaaaaaaagccatgatgGTGGGAGAGTATCACCTCCTGGCAGACAGTGAAGAGTACAGAACTCCCCTTCACCTGAATTTTGAAGATCTGGAGAGAAAGTACTGGAAGAGCTGCCTCTATGACTCACCAATTTATGGTGCTGACATCAGTGGCTCCTTATTTGATGAGAACACTAAAGAGTGGAACCTGGGACACCTGGGAACCATTCTGGACCTTTTGGAACAGGAATGTGGAGTTGTCATTGAGGGTGTCAACACGCCCTACCTGAACTTTGGCATGTGGAAGGCCACTTTTGCGTGGCACACAGAGGACATGGACCTTTACAGCATCAACTACTTGCACTTTGGGGAGCCCAAAACGTGGTACGCGGTGCCCACTAAACACGGGCAGCGCCTGGAGTGCCTGGCCAGGGAGCTTTTCCCAGCCAGTTCCCAGGGTTGTGAGGCCTTCCTGAGGCACAAAGTGGCCCTCATCTCGCCCACAGTCCTCCATGAGAATGGCATTCCCTTCAATCgcgtgactcaggaggctggtgAGTTCATGGTGACATTTCCCTATGGCTACCATGCTGGCTTCAACCATGGCTTCAACTGTGCGGAGGCCATCAATTTCGCCACTCCGAGGTGGATTGATTATGGCAAAGTGGCGTCTCAGTGCAGCTGTCGGGAAGCCAGGGTCAGCTTCTCCATGGACCCCTTTGTGCGCATCCTGCAACCCGAGCACTATGAGCTGTGGAAATGTGGACAAGACAGGGCAGTAATGGACAACACGGAACTCATTTTGTGTGTCAAACAGAACTGA